A section of the Bos indicus isolate NIAB-ARS_2022 breed Sahiwal x Tharparkar chromosome 26, NIAB-ARS_B.indTharparkar_mat_pri_1.0, whole genome shotgun sequence genome encodes:
- the GOT1 gene encoding aspartate aminotransferase, cytoplasmic, translating to MAPPSIFAEVPQAQPVLVFKLTADFREDPDPRKVNLGVGAYRTDDSQPWVLPVVRKVEQRIANDSSINHEYLPILGLAEFRTCASRLALGDDSPALQEKRVGGVQCLGGTGALRIGAEFLARWYNGTNNKDTPVYVSSPTWENHNGVFIAAGFKDIRSYHYWDAAKRGLDLQGFLNDLEKAPEFSIFVLHACAHNPTGTDPTPEQWKQIASVMKRRFLFPFFDSAYQGFASGSLEKDAWAIRYFVSEGFELFCAQSFSKNFGLYNERVGNLTVVAKEPDSILRVLSQMEKIVRITWSNPPAQGARIVARTLSDPELFNEWTGNVKTMADRILTMRSELRARLEALKTPGTWNHITEQIGMFSFTGLNPKQVEYLINEKHIYLLPSGRINMCGLTTKNLEYVATSIHEAVTKIQ from the exons CTTATCGCACTGATGATAGCCAGCCCTGGGTTTTACCAGTCGTGAGGAAGGTGGAGCAGAGGATTGCTAACGACAGCAGCATAAACCATGAGTATCTGCCCATCCTGGGCCTGGCAGAGTTCCGAACTTGTGCTTCCCGCCTGGCCCTTGGGGATGACAGCCCAGCTCTGCAAGAGAAGCGG GTAGGAGGTGTGCAGTGCTTGGGGGGAACAGGTGCACTTCGAATCGGAGCTGAGTTCTTGGCGCGCTGGTACAATGGAACAAACAACAAGGACACACCCGTCTATGTGTCCTCGCCAACCTGGG AGAATCATAATGGTGTCTTTATTGCTGCTGGATTTAAAGACATTCGGTCCTATCACTATTGGGATGCAGCGAAGAGAGGACTAGACCTCCAGGGTTTCCTGAATGATTTGGAG AAAGCTCCCGAGTTCTCCATCTTTGTCCTCCATGCCTGTGCGCACAACCCGACTGGGACTGACCCGACTCCGGAGCAGTGGAAGCAGATCGCCTCCGTCATGAAG CGCCGGTTTCTGTTCCCCTTCTTTGACTCGGCCTATCAGGGCTTCGCATCTGGCAGCCTGGAGAAAGACGCCTGGGCCATTCGCTATTTTGTGTCTGAAGGGTTCGAGCTCTTCTGTGCCCAGTCCTTCTCCAAAAACTTCGGGCTCTACA ATGAGCGTGTGGGGAATCTGACTGTGGTTGCCAAAGAACCAGATAGCATCCTGCGGGTCCTTTCCCAGATGGAGAAGATCGTGCGAATTACATGGTCCAATCCCCCAGCTCAGGGAGCACGGATCGTGGCACGTACCCTGTCTGATCCTGAGCTCTTTAATGAATG GACAGGTAATGTGAAGACAATGGCAGACCGCATTCTGACCATGAGATCTGAACTCAGGGCACGATTAGAAGCCCTCAAGACCCCAGGAACCTGGAACCACATCACAGAGCAGATCGGAATGTTCAGCTTCACCGGGTTGAACC CCAAGCAGGTTGAGTATCTGATCAATGAAAAGCACATCTATCTGCTGCCAAGTGGTCGGATCAACATGTGTGGCTTAACCACCAAAAATCTAGAGTACGTGGCCACCTCCATCCATGAAGCAGTCACCAAAATCCAGTGA